The genomic DNA aaaaaacaaccttgttTACACTGTAAtcatttttgaccaacttattgtaccatttgatactgaaaaataaaattaaataaaataatgaaaaaaaaatcaatttcagttCAGCgacattaactgaggagcacaatatataaaCCATtttaacctacaaaacaaatgaactctcagctcctgcccaatgtttcagctcctctgttgtggtttgggtttttattttagcactgagcagtttggtacGCCAGcttatatgatgctaacagagctcgCTGGTTTACAAAAGTATCATTCACAAAGGGGGTTGATTGCTGGCAATATTCAGCACATTTTCGCTGACTGAAGTCCAACGGCTTATCAGCATGATTGGTTTGTAATGTCTTTAAGTTCCGCCCTAATTTATTTGGCTTCATGCTGTCTGCTGCCAGCATTTTCAGACACAGTAAACATACCGGCCTCTCCCCGTCTCCAAATGTAACTCAGCGCTACAGGCGCTTCTTCATAGTTCCTCAAGCAAAAACTCCTTGCGCACACCTGATAATGGAGAACGCCACtgctaactactgtagtggatgtgcaattacactttgtTCTAGTATGACAAAAAAGCAtgttctctggggggggggcactatttgagaaagaaaaagatggattgagaaagaaaaagatggaagGAGGTGGGGGACATACAAGCTGGATGGCGGTCATGTACTTCTTCCACCACAGGTATTTCTGGAAGCGAGGTCCTGCAGCAGATAGTCCATAGTAGAAATACATGATGACGTGGACAATTGCATTAATCATGGCATGGAAGGTACCCATTCctgaagctgggggggggggggcacacagaCATGTCATCTTTAATGCTAGACATGGTGACATTACCAATTTCTTGTTTTGGTATTTGTTTCTTTGGATGCTTATACATCTTTGAGAGTAAATGCTCTTGCAGTTTCTTGGAGACCAGATAGAAGTACAAATTAGCAAGTGGAGCAAGAGCTTGTGCTGACTGCtcttaaagttgttttttttaaaaattgtcttgTTATACAAcatttagatggaggcaaaagaaaaaaaccctcagaaACACAGCATGTAGGAGTTTGCTTGGACACAAACTTGTACATTGCTAAAACACAACAGCCATGTTTGGTTTTAGGCAAAGTTTAGGTATAAAATCCCTTTCTAATAAATTATGAAACTTTTTGCATCGCTGTTGTGCTGAGTAAAACATACCAGGAGTCACAGTGATGCCCCACCACCAAGACCAgggcatgaatgaatgatgaaaaacatgtaGAAATGTGATCTGACTTTGTTTCTTCCTCAGAACAAAGAATATCTAAAATGAAATGgacaaaactttaaaaaggaATGTTGCAAAAAGGTTATAAAAAAGTGActatgaggaaaataaaaatgtacttacCGTGTCAAGGAGTTCaatgtattttgaaaaataaaacaaccagcAGACTCGAATCatctgtgtgtgagggggggtaaAAACAGTTGTCAAGTCTAACTGTGAACACCAGCTCCAAACAAAATTGACTTCTTGGGGCAGTCATCAGCATACAAGGTTGTCTCAGGACACAACAAATGGAATGCAGTGAATTGGAGAAAGAGTTCGTCAGCTTACCCGGAGAGTTTGAGGGCTGCTGGAGTTGTCAATAAGGTCACATCTCCACGTATATGTGGTAGCCCATccagacattaaaaactgtCAAACACATTAGCAGCGGTTAtaccaaataaataataaatcataattCAAATGTAGACATATATGAGATTCTCAATAAATGCCATAAAATCATCATCACAAGGGATGGGTCACCCCTTCCTCACAAACATATACGCACCTCATATACTATATAGGCGTTCAGTAAAACCATGGTGAGGTTGTAGACTATCATGGCGTTGTTTAGACGGAAGGGGCTGCGGTTTGCCATTAGCCAAGGTCCAATGCGCACCGAAAAAATGGTATAAGCCACCAAGATGGAGGTCATTCCTACAGGACTCTGCATCAGTGGGTAATCTTTGACCCGGGGgtctgatgaaaaataaaaacacactcctCATTGCCTCtacatgttacatgttttgaaaaaaacGTAGCTTACACAAAGATTTGGGAAGAATCATGGAGATCATCACCAGTTATTTATTCGTTCTTAAGCAAAGCAATTACAGTGAAATGGTCACTCACCGGTTCTTTTCTGCAGGTAACGGTGGTATTCTAAAATACTCAACATTGCCTCTTGGAACATTTTGTcagtttgtgtcttttcttaTAAAACCCCTGAGGGGGAAAAAGAGTGCAGAAGCAGCAGGTAATGAACCACACTGATCAAATCAAAAGCTTGTGAACTTGCTGAATAAACAGACAGCTGCATAGGCCCATCAAACACCCCAGAGTCCCTTGGTATACAACCtttgaataaatacaatatGTTACAGGTGTCTAAAGTTGTTTaacactggactttaagaaaattcattgaagacattttaactacTCATCAAGAGGCGTCTTCGGTTCTGGTGGTGGACGGTCTCACAGAGTTaacactgaccacacctcacaaaGTTAAGAAGCTGACAAGAaaaaccaccaccagaactgaaaaagcctcttggatgacagGTGAAATAATCTTCAAGAAACcatcttaaagtccagtggattgatttaaactaaTTTGGAGAGCCGTGACCTACACAAACAATGTGGTTACAGGTGCTTCCTTTCACTTCCTCTCATGAGCAGCACAGAATTCAAGCTATAATTCATAAACACAAAAGCTATATTTTACTCAAGTCACAAAAGAATTACTTctgtacaaaaaaagaaaaaaaaaaaaaaggaaatatatgaactgtgtAAAAGTGTGACACATCCAAAGGGGAATGACGGACTAAAGCCAACCAAATAGTCTCCCGCTGACTAACAGAGCAAGTCTAACAGGTGAGGCAAAGAACTGGGCCTTCTCAAGTCAAACCAACCTACCTCAGTTCCCAGGGTGTGAAACTACACAAGGAAAGTAGCTCATTTAAGTCTATTTTATCCAGTTAAATCACGCTGAACCGTGAAAGTCTGACAGCATGAGTGAAATCAGTAATTTTTATTGACCAGAGCAGCACAGATTTGATTATGGGATCGCTCCCTGTTGATAGTGACTCACCTGCTGAGCGCAAATCGTCACGTCTCACTCACGTACCGGCCGAGACGAGCAGCGCTCAATGCGCACTCAAAATAGATCCACAGCACCAGTGAAAGTgatcagaacaaaaaaataaataacaaatacatgCATCAAAATCCCCCTCCCTGGGTAAGTATCCTTTGGCTTGTCCGCAAATGTTCAATGTTTGAAATATCTGATGTCCAACAAGAGCTGAAATGGGGTGAAGAGGTTTGAATGAGGGTCCAGCTATGAGAGGTATGAGAGCGATCATTCAACTCAATTTACACCACAGGTAATTCTATGGACAGCGACAGTTTCACAACCACACCTTGTTTCAAGgcgaagccccgcccccctgtcCTCACTTAGCTTGTTCGTGATTGGCCTGTCTCATTCACTTGTGCGGCTCCATTGTCGACCAATGACTGCCAGATTAGAAACATGTGGTGACAAATGCGATTTACTCGGATTTAGTAAATTAAAACAGGGAATAATATGAAAACATAGAAACATGTTCTTCTTATGCCaatggagggagaaaaaaaaatgctgttgcCCAAACTTGATTTATGCTAAAGGTGAAATCGTTCATCATCGTTTCACACATGGCCTGCCACTTGTTGCCCATCCCTTTCTGCAGCGTCAAAGTCGGGCCGGGTTCCAGTCCGGTTCTTACAACTGTGACAGTCTCTCCTGTACCTCTGGTTCTACCTGTTCGCCAACAACTGTCGATAGTGGGTGTGATACATGGATGGATCTTGAAATGTACATCGCCTCACATGTACTAGCTGAAGTGTTTAAAGGAATGAAAGGAATTCGTTCTAGGAGATGAGAAATGAGGAAGGAGTAGTCCACGTTTGTTTACGTAGTTGATGACTTTGGCACATGGCCGACAATCCGAGGCCGACTGTAAGGAAACAACGCGtcccaaaaataaataaataaataaataaatacatagagTAAAAGGGGGCAAAAGAAAAGACTACATTAACggtgatttagattttttttaaaaaatgaaatcgGTCCATTAGAAATGTTGTCCAACAGTGGACAACAGAACGGTAGTGATTTCATCCGGGACGTGTGATCCAGAGAAACCGTGAAACTCAACCAGACTATTAAATGGACACTTGAAGATGAGAAATAGAAttcttaaactttttaaacagaTACAAGTATCAAACAGAACCAAGGGCCGGGTGGACATACAGTTAGCCCCTTGAAATGTGGCTTATGAAAGACTACTGTAATTATAAGATGACTATTATCATACAAAGCAAAACTTTTACTTcacatgctttttttattttgcaacatTGAATCTTAGTGTTGATGTCTATGTTTTAACTTTGTGGTCAATCATTTTCATTGGAACCAATAGTCCACACACTACAACACACTCCCTGTCAATCACGGTCTTGTGACAGTTTAACTTAACTATAGGTTTAGCCCAATGGCACAGTCTGTTAAACAACGAGCAAACAACTTGACAACATGACATTGTCCGTGGACCATAGTTCTTTGCCTGATAGCATAAGCAGAGTATAGACAGCAGCCTCGGGACACACCAGTCGCCCTCAATTAGTTAATCGAGAAGAGTTAGGCCAAATGCCTCCAGATGTGACAGACCATGGTTTGGTTGCTGGAAAGTAATGAATGAACATGAACGTGGGTGTTAATTTATACGTGAGGGGAATTTGTGAAATTTAGCAGTGATATCTAGTCACAAGAGTTTCATAATTTAGTTTTATAGTTATACAACTATTAACCTTGAAATAACATGAACTGTGCTGTTTACTTGTTCAGGTTTCATATTTAAACACATGAATAATGACTACAAGAGTCTGTTTTTCAGACTTGTCTTTAGAAACCAACACATTAACATGCCTGTCACTAATTGCTGAAATACCATCCTTTCTCTAGGATGTCAAATAACTTGGTAGACTACACAGTACAATGACACTTTTGAGTTTAATTACTTTTGATAGTCTGTGTCTCTTTAAATTCACAAATCCAAAAGTTAAAAACTTGAGCAACAAGAATTTAAGTTTGTAGATATTATGAAGTATAGCTCTCACAAATATTAGTTTTAACCTCAGTGATTTTATTCACATTGTCTGATGAgcatatgtgttttttttattttccacaggGGCCCCAATTATTAATCTGAGTCTGGACAAGTGAGTGAATTGAGTCTAATTGCAGTGATGTTAGTTGCTGCTCTGTTCAATTATGTGTCTGATCTATCTGTCATATTAATTCTCGTAATCTGAAAAACTTTGCTCACATCTACTATCATATGGGAAAGTCTAAATATGAAAGGCAAAATGGTCAAAGAGTTTGATAATATACagttaaatacaaaataattaataagtGCTTTTCCTTAGTATACACAAGAATTACAAGAGACATACTTTGGTGAAAAGTACATCTATAAATTACATTATCTGCTCTAAAGTGTTATTGTGTAATACTCATTGCTGTATaatacagtgccttgtgaaagtattgccccccaaaaaacttgTTGATATTTtaccacatttcaggcttcaaactaaaagataacaaactgaaaatatttttgaagaatcaacaacatgtgagacacaatcgtgaagtggaaccaaatttattcaacattttatattgtctttaaaaataaaaaaaacccctgaaaagtaggatgtgcaaatgtgagaccaaatgacacataggtgaactctgtcattgtttgtcatttaggtcaacattggatcattcagaagtcatcagggaacttctggagtcggttagttgagctgagagaacagggggccaatatttttgcacatcctacttttcagttttttatttgtaaacacaatataaaatgttgaataaatttggttccacctcaggtttgtgtctcacatgttgttgattcatgaaaaatattttcagttatctttaagtttgaagcctgaaatgtggcaaaatgtcaaaaagttcttgtggggggccaatactttcgcaaggcactgtatgcgTTTTGAAGAAACACATCAACTCTTGATTAAAAGG from Antennarius striatus isolate MH-2024 chromosome 18, ASM4005453v1, whole genome shotgun sequence includes the following:
- the elovl1a gene encoding elongation of very long chain fatty acids protein 1a, translated to MFQEAMLSILEYHRYLQKRTDPRVKDYPLMQSPVGMTSILVAYTIFSVRIGPWLMANRSPFRLNNAMIVYNLTMVLLNAYIVYEFLMSGWATTYTWRCDLIDNSSSPQTLRMIRVCWLFYFSKYIELLDTIFFVLRKKQSQITFLHVFHHSFMPWSWWWGITVTPASGMGTFHAMINAIVHVIMYFYYGLSAAGPRFQKYLWWKKYMTAIQLTQFVLIALHASQFYLMENCDYQSPLWIHLIMAYGVFFFLLFSNFWLQAYVKGTRLPVKEDGLKHKGLITEHITVVDNGKHQENGNVHFHTNGTACKVKKI